A genomic segment from Thamnophis elegans isolate rThaEle1 chromosome 3, rThaEle1.pri, whole genome shotgun sequence encodes:
- the SLC38A9 gene encoding LOW QUALITY PROTEIN: sodium-coupled neutral amino acid transporter 9 (The sequence of the model RefSeq protein was modified relative to this genomic sequence to represent the inferred CDS: inserted 1 base in 1 codon) — MNKRIHYYNRLTSPSDRALVAPDHVLPAPEEIYVYSPLGTACKIDSSTDGSGKNSSIVTIFMIWNTMMGTSILSIPWGIKQAGFTTGICIIPLMGMLTLYCCYRVVKSRSMIPSVDTSTWEFPDVCKYYFGSFGQWSSLLFSLVSLIGAMVVYWVLMTXFLFNTGKCIYNYIHDINVTDIVPGTNGSSRVICPSDSNHKVPGNETFEFTSIGAVGFEEFEKWWDKSKTVPFYLTIILLLLNFKSPSFFAKFNILGTVSVIYLVILVTVKAALLGFHLEFDWTATNIYFVPEFRIFFPQLTGVLTLAFFIHNCVITLLKNNRNQEKNVRDLSIAYFLVSFTYLYVGVLIFASFPSPPLSKECIEQNFLDNFPSNDIMSFLARIFLLFQMVTVYPLLGYLARVQFLGHVFGNVYPSFFHVLVSNIIIVGIGVTVARFYPNIGGIIRYSGATCGLAFVFVYPSIIYIISLHRENQLTWFALISHFLIILLGVANLMAQFLI, encoded by the exons ATGAACAAGCGGATTCACTACTACAACAGACTCACTTCGCCTTCTGACAGAGCATTG GTGGCTCCTGATCATGTTCTTCCTGCTCCAGAAGAAATCTATGTGTATAGTCCTTTGGGCACCGCTTGCAAAATTGATAGCTCTACTGATGGTTCTGGCAAAAATTCCAGTATAGTAACAAT ATTCATGATCTGGAATACAATGATGGGTACATCTATATTAAGTATTCCCTGGGGAATAAAACAG GCTGGATTTACTACTGGAATCTGTATTATTCCGCTGATGGGCATGCTGACTCTTTATTGTTGCTACAGAGTTGTGAAATCCAGGTCAATGATAC cttCAGTAGATACCTCAACTTGGGAATTCCCAGATGTTTGCAAATATTACTTTGGATCTTTTGGTCAATGGTCTAGCCTTTTATTTTCACTGGTGTCCCTTATTGGAGCCATGGTGGTTTACTGGGTGCTAATGA AATTCCTTTTCAATACTGGAAAGTGTATTTATA atTATATTCATGATATTAATGTAACAGACATTGTTCCTGGTACAAATGGAAGCAGTAGAG TAATATGTCCAAGTGACAGTAACCATAAAGTACCAGGAAACGAAACTTTTGAATTTACTTCTATCGGTGCTGTTGGATTTGAGGAATTTGAAAAGTGGTGGGACAAATCCAAAACCGTTCCATTTTATTTGACCATCATTCTTCTACTGTTGAATTTTAAATCTCCATCTTTCTTTGCCAAATTTAACATATTAG GTACTGTCTCTgtcatttatttagttattctTGTTACTGTGAAAGCTGCTCTTCTAGGATTCCATTTAGAATTTGATTGGACtgcaacaaatatatattttgtgccag aGTTCAGGATCTTTTTTCCTCAGCTTACAGGAGTGCTGACCCTGGCTTTCTTTATCCATAATTGTGTAATTACGCTACTTAAGAATAACAGGaaccaagaaaaaaat GTCAGAGATCTTTCAATTGCTTACTTTTTAGTCAGTTTTACGTATCTCTATGTTGGGGTGCTAATCTTTGCTTCTTTTCCATCTCCACCATTGAGCAAGGAGTGTATAGAACAG AATTTTTTAGATAATTTCCCCAGTAACGACATCATGTCATTTCTTGCAAGAATATTCCTGCTGTTCCAGATGGTTACTGTGTACCCACTGCTTGGTTACTTGGCACGAGTTCAATTTTTAGGACATGTCTTTGGGAATGTTTATCCAAG TTTTTTCCACGTGCTGGTTTCGAACATTATCATTGTAGGAATCGGAGTTACAGTGGCCAGATTTTATCCAAATATAGGGGGAATCATAAG atattCTGGAGCAACCTGTGGCCTCGCCTTTGTATTTGTAtacccatccatcatctatatcatctctttGCATCGGGAAAATCAGCTGACGTGGTTTGCACTAATCAGCCATTTTTTGATAATTCTTCTAGGAGTGGCAAATCTGATGGcacaatttttaatttga